CTTCACTCTTTTCTGATATGTAAAATCATGCATAATATTTTCAATGTAGTTGATGTATATACTTTCCAAGGTAGCTTGCTGAAATGATGATGAAGTATTTGTACATCGTATTTGAGGCCTAGATGCGACTTGTAAATTAGGGCTATAATTTTTGAAATATGCTTTACATTACAAATTATTATGTGCATTAGGTTTTTTGAAAATTCGAAAATGTAAGGTGTATCTGGCTTTAACTTTTTTTAGTAGAAAAAAAATGTGTGCTTCATTCAACCAAAGATAATGTTCTTACTATCAGCTTTACATTTATTTTTTTAAAGAGGGACGGCCTCTCTGAATTTCATTTAACTGAAACCATAATATGTTATCAGCTCATAGACTATGTAGAATAAAATGAGGGCTATGATCCAGCCAACGTGCTTCTGCGCCACTCACGCACGGTCATGAGTATCTATCTGTTGTCAATATCGAACAACGCGAGATACAAGTACTCGATTCTTTTGGTTCTCGAATGAGCCAAGCTGATCTACAACTTACGGTATGATTTTACTATATCTGTACTTGGAATTCATGCATTTAGTTTCACCTATATTATCATACTCTTTTTTCTATTTAACAGCTTCAGGGGCTTGAGGCGCATCTAAAGATTGCTTCTAAGATGAATGGGTTTAACCTAGGTACTTGGCTAGATATTGATGTAACTAGATGGACTATAAAAGAGTATATTCAAGATCGAATTCAATCTGATGGGTATGTTTGAAATCATCACATGAGAAAATGCGAAATGAGAGCAGCAGTAACAATTATTGATTATTATTCAACAATTCCTTATGTTTGCTTATTACTAATGTGCCCAATACTTTTAACCAATAGATCATCTTGCGGCTTGTTCATGCTACAATTCATTGAATACTGGACAGGACACAAACTGTCACATCCTATTACACAGGTAATTTGTGAAGGATGAAAAAAGTGTATTGCATATCTAATTCAATGTTGTAATATATTGATTCTAATTATTTTTTTGCAGGAAGATGTCAAACCCTTCAGGCAAAAAGTAGCAATCATTCTCCATGAATCAGATCTGAACGATATAAAAGGAACTCCTGAGTACCATAATCCAGCAGACGATATAATAGATACTGACGGTGTTGAAATATTGGACCCGCCACCTGCCATGGTTGTTCTGAGAATGCCACTTAATAAAAATGAGCTACTTTGCAAACTTCGAGGTCATATCATGTCCATTCATAATGCAGATTCCCGAGAGTAAGTCAACTTTCAAAATAACAATATCTGCATTTATgtatattattttttcactatatCGTTGATGCTATGGTTTATTTGATAGGAAAGAATGGATCCGTAGCTCCAAGCCCTACCCACTAAGTATAAGTCTTAGACAACTACAAGACTTACTAAAGAATACACGGGCTATTGATGTCGACAGTTTTAACATGGCTGTTCGAGTAAATGCTACAGACGACATTCAATGGGCTAAAGACACTCCATATCACTATATGGATCTCAGATTTTCTGTAAGTTATTAAAATCTCATAATACTTATTTTTTACGGCGACGAGCACATATAATTGCAACCATAAACGCATAGAATGTTAATAATCCTTTACTTTCCTCTCAGATGATACTAAATGACTCTACACAAGATCCAAAACTCCGTTTACCATTTGATGCCCAACGCTACATTATTGCAAAACTATTTCATTGTTGGCCTGATATGTGCTTTGACGTCTCGGTGTGCAAGTTGGTAATCATACTTCCCATCTCTGTGTGTGCTTTTCACCCCCGTATTTTATTTCTAAAGCCTACTTCACACAGATTTTGTTGCCGTTTTGTACAACCGGTCGCTTCATCCTCTTCCTGTTCGACCTATTGGATAGAACAATCACTATACTCGACCCTCTTCCCCTATCGGATGCATGGAAAAAGAATCCTTCACAGAAGGACATATTTAAGATTCAATGTATTTCATTCCATCTAAACATAGCATTACAAGATGCAATTCCTGGCTGGAATGATGATGTTTTTAGATGGCGTCGCATCATACCAATTGGAGTTCCAAAAAACCCAAACAGGTTATAACCTTAATATTCCAATTATTTGACCATATTTTCATCTATCATATTGCTAATAACATTTACTCCTATGGAGCAATATGTCTGGGTTTTTAGTTTTAAAGATTATGCGCACgtggcatgatcatgaacatggaTTACCAGTTGTCCCGGTGAGTACTCTACATTCACCATTCATGTGTCCTTTTAGATGTGAGCCTTGCATGACAACATAATTCACGTGCAGGACGATTATGACCTACGGAATCAGGTGTTGGCACACTTGCTGTCGTACAAGGACAATGAATACGTAGAAAATATTCCACAAGTCGTGCGTGATTTGGTGAAGAGAATTGGGATAAACTTTTTTTAGTCAGAGAATCATATGTGTTATTTTATTACAACAGCGACGATCAATTAAGGCGCTTGAGGATATTGGTTATTATAAGGTTTCAGTAAGATGCATTGCTGGAGCAAAATGTAAGTTTAATTACCAAAAGCATACCGTGTGATGTTGCAAGTTACTGAAATCCCAGACAGATCTTGAGAAACCAAGAATGACATTACCACCTGTTCCTCCATCGACACCTGCAATATTTTGGTAATTATAACGAAATTCTGGGTGCATCAAAACTAGACTAAGTAGCAGAAAATAACTTCGGCTATTAGAAACATTTTGACATTGTGCAGATGGCACAGTATAAATCTACGATGATTTTTCACAGCATCCGGAGCTAAATGAAAGACTGCAGGCACAAACATATATGAACGCCTGAAGACTGATGTCTGAGATCCACAAATAtagacacatgtacatgcatgactCACCAATATTAACAAGTCCTAGATCAATTCTTCTCTGACTATGATTTTCCTTGCAATTTACGCAAGATCAGGCTACTACTTATCATGAGATGTAAGCAACTAAACAAAATAAGGCTACTACTTAGTAAATGGGGAATTTGGCGGAAGATGTTAGTTTACCTGTGTGCCGTTTGTGATGTGGTTGGCCTCAACAAAATTCTGTCCGGCAACCCGGCAGGCAGGGGGTCAGCGAAGGGGTGTTGGAGCCTTGGAGGAGTGGAGACGCAGGGTAGTTGGCCGGCAACATAACGGCGCGGCCGCACAGGCAGTCGTCGCCGATCGCTAGGGGGAGGGAGCAGGGCAGGGGGGTGGCCCCTGGCTGCGCGATGCAAGAACCGCGAGGGCGAGATGACAACTTAAGCCGACGCCAGATCCCGGCGGGCGGCGGCTGCTCCTCGGAGGGCAGGTCGCTATGGTGGCCGGTggtgcccccctccctctccctggtCAGCGGCTGAGATGGGGAGAGGCCGAGAGGATGTtgtgcgctgcttttttttttgagggattgTTTTTTTAGGGATTTTGAGGGATTGTTGTGCGCTGCTGGAAACGGGGAAAGAAAGATACATATGTATTAATCACTTCCGCCTTACACTATCTTAAGATGCGCCAAACTCTGAATATATATGCTCACAAAAGAAAACCAAATGCCATGTAAGAATTGGCTGGATGTGAATGATGTTTCACATAACTGatgttttcccgttgcaacgcacgggcatttaacTGTATATTGTAAAAGAAACCATTATCTTCATTCTCTGTATCAACCAAGAGTGTTAACAAATACCAGTGTACTACTGAATAAATTAGTTGTTCTTGTGACATAGCAGGTTCATCGGTACTACTGAATTACCTTGTAATTGATTTTGATGGTGAGAATAGTTATACATCGATCGATCGATACATGTGTGATTGCGTTCGCCTCTTCCTCTGCTCACTGACAAAGGGTCCTCTTCGTGCCCTCCCTCGACAGCTCTTTCCAGCAGGCAGGTCACCACACACGACATCTCGCCAAGTCGCCAGATTAGAGGAGAGGAAGAATTGGTATGCTGTCTCGGTAAGTGCAGGATGTTTTTTTAGGGAGTAAGTGCAGCATGCTGGTGACGAGTTCGGCATTGATTTTGGCTTTTGTTGATTTTCTCTTTGTTGGGAGTAAATTTCTCACTGATTTTCTTATTGCAACTCATTTCCAGGAACTTGACCCTAAACCTGAACCTGAGCCTGAAGGATATATCTGAGAGGTATATGTACAGGTCTACGACCTCATCTGCAAGTTATATGTGAGGAGAGGTATATCTTTTTGTCCAGTCCATCATGCAAGCTTTTTCAATTTGTCGATTTTTTTCTCTGAATAGTGTTGATTGGCTGAAAGCATTGTTGTTCGGCACTCCTGCAGCTGTACATTTGGCATGGGTTTTCTCCTGCTGCATGATGTGCTGATGATTTTTTTTTAAGATTAGACAATATTTGGGAGAAGAGGGGGTTTGCTTAATTGGAACCGGAGTAAGAACGAGAAGGAGCTTAAGTAGGGCCATGGCAGGGCGACCTGGAAGGGTGGAATTTTACCTGTGATATGTGATAGGAGATGGTCACCGTAAAACAAGGCGCTAAAGACCTACCAAACTAAAACAATTTCTAGAAAGGTTACTATTCTTTTTTACTGTGTAGGTCTAATTTTAATTTGTCTATGTTGATAATTTCTGGCTTGTCACTGTTTGCATCTGAAATATATTGAATGAGGAGAAGTTATGCGTAATATACTATGTATATATAGTTATATACTATGGTTACCATTACAACTGTGAATGGTTGTCATGTACGTATACTATATTATTCAGCCAGCATGTGCATTTTGAGATCATTGCTTTCCTAGCGCGTCTTGTCAAATCTCGGTTGCTAATTTGAATATGCATACTGCTATGGTCGCAGCTATGGACTAGCTTCATGCGCAGTTTTCAAAAATGTATAGTTTACCGAAAAatgctttcgccccgctttataaataaagcaaaccaccacaACCAAACGGTACACATAAGTTCACCCACACACACAGTCGCACGGACAAAGAGTACGAATCaattctgctgagggcacagctcaacaagcccaaaagaaaaaaacaaagaaacgaCTGCGggacaaccgcaaccgcaacatcAAAGGGGAGCTAATCTGGCTCGGGCGGTGGTGGAGGGAGCGGCGGCGCCAAGCGGAGGGCCATCGCGCGAAGGTcggagatgatggtggtgatggcgTCTCGGTCCTGGtgacggctaagcggccgccagagctgcaaatAACCACATAATTTGAA
This region of Triticum aestivum cultivar Chinese Spring chromosome 2D, IWGSC CS RefSeq v2.1, whole genome shotgun sequence genomic DNA includes:
- the LOC123055838 gene encoding uncharacterized protein, translated to MVRRLLERRRCAQPPPSHAMDASLQNDLPWPPPCLSRKWASARPDPFLCASLRAPPWSSVFPSAGAARVSSFTRSSCGLFMLQFIEYWTGHKLSHPITQEDVKPFRQKVAIILHESDLNDIKGTPEYHNPADDIIDTDGVEILDPPPAMVVLRMPLNKNELLCKLRGHIMSIHNADSREKEWIRSSKPYPLSISLRQLQDLLKNTRAIDVDSFNMAVRVNATDDIQWAKDTPYHYMDLRFSMILNDSTQDPKLRLPFDAQRYIIAKLFHCWPDMCFDVSVCKLILLPFCTTGRFILFLFDLLDRTITILDPLPLSDAWKKNPSQKDIFKIQCISFHLNIALQDAIPGWNDDVFRWRRIIPIGVPKNPNSNMSGFLVLKIMRTWHDHEHGLPVVPDDYDLRNQVLAHLLSYKDNEYRRSIKALEDIGYYKVSTDLEKPRMTLPPVPPSTPAIFWNLTLNLNLSLKDISESVDWLKALLFGTPAAVHLAWVFSCCMMC